One genomic region from Sulfurimonas sp. encodes:
- a CDS encoding IS3 family transposase, translating to MNAKRKSYSANFKAKVVLEVLEGEKTVNEIASGYEVLPLSLRNWKKQFLENMSLAFDKSTVVKEYKDEIDTLKYEKDAIAKKLGETIVEKDFLVEKLKSLASSKERKTLLDAKHKLSQNKQCQLLQVSKSSLYYTPTKPFSRGKDLKILDAINNIYSDFPSYGSRRIHAQLLRDGYSIGKKFVKKAMKYMGIEALYPKPKTTTANKEHYKYPYLLKDFRDYAGRVVIEKTNQVWSTDITYIKLEKGFVYLAAIIDWHSKKILSWKLSNTMDISLVKSVLNEALAFYPKPEIFNTDQGSQYTSKVHVDILKKHNIKISMDGKGRATDNICIERFWRSIKYEEIYLNEYKNIKSLNRAIKIYMNSYNKKRLHSAIGYKTPNEVYYKAVNNLDPKGAKLLPLVS from the coding sequence ATGAATGCAAAAAGAAAAAGTTATAGTGCAAATTTTAAAGCAAAAGTAGTACTGGAAGTTTTAGAGGGTGAAAAAACTGTTAATGAAATAGCTAGTGGATATGAAGTCCTACCTCTAAGTTTAAGAAATTGGAAAAAACAGTTTCTTGAGAATATGTCATTAGCATTTGATAAAAGTACTGTTGTAAAAGAATACAAAGATGAAATTGATACTCTTAAATATGAAAAAGATGCAATTGCAAAAAAACTTGGAGAGACAATTGTTGAGAAGGATTTTCTTGTGGAAAAGCTAAAAAGCTTGGCCTCATCTAAAGAGAGAAAAACTCTACTTGATGCTAAGCATAAATTATCACAGAATAAGCAGTGTCAATTGCTACAGGTAAGTAAGTCGAGTTTGTACTATACTCCAACTAAACCGTTTAGTAGAGGTAAAGACTTGAAAATATTAGATGCTATAAATAATATATATTCAGACTTTCCATCATATGGAAGTAGAAGAATTCATGCTCAACTTTTAAGAGATGGGTATAGCATAGGGAAAAAGTTCGTTAAGAAAGCTATGAAGTATATGGGTATAGAAGCCTTGTATCCTAAGCCTAAGACCACTACAGCAAACAAAGAACATTATAAGTATCCATATCTCCTAAAAGATTTTAGAGATTATGCTGGACGTGTTGTAATTGAAAAAACTAATCAAGTCTGGAGTACAGATATTACTTATATCAAACTGGAAAAAGGCTTTGTATATTTAGCCGCAATAATAGATTGGCATAGTAAAAAAATACTCTCATGGAAACTTTCTAACACAATGGATATTTCCTTAGTTAAAAGTGTGTTAAATGAAGCACTCGCATTTTATCCTAAACCAGAGATATTTAACACAGACCAGGGAAGTCAATATACTTCAAAAGTTCATGTTGATATTCTCAAAAAACACAACATTAAAATTTCAATGGATGGAAAAGGTAGAGCTACTGATAATATTTGCATCGAAAGATTCTGGCGAAGTATTAAGTATGAAGAAATTTATCTGAATGAATATAAGAATATAAAATCTCTCAATCGAGCAATAAAAATATATATGAACTCTTACAACAAAAAAAGATTACATTCGGCGATTGGATATAAAACTCCAAATGAAGTTTATTATAAAGCTGTCAATAATTTAGATCCTAAAGGAGCAAAACTGTTACCACTGGTATCGTAA
- a CDS encoding IS3 family transposase has translation MFNTKKQAKYEIFEYIEFHYNRTRSHSYLGNLSPSRFEEINLMLQNEIAA, from the coding sequence ATATTTAATACTAAAAAACAAGCGAAATACGAGATATTTGAATATATAGAATTCCATTACAATAGAACTAGGTCACATAGTTATTTAGGTAATTTATCTCCTTCAAGGTTTGAGGAGATTAATTTAATGTTACAAAATGAAATAGCTGCTTAG
- a CDS encoding phospholipase A2: protein MSNAGDFTFPCSSCGANGGQRFPNGYFGNWSFEESCQRHDECYSFPNSKKSQCDNNFLDHMKWQCKNIKDPGLKQMCLNQASAYYFAVDRFGTSAHNNAQGGVK from the coding sequence ATGTCTAATGCCGGAGATTTTACTTTCCCTTGTAGTAGTTGTGGTGCGAATGGAGGGCAAAGATTTCCAAATGGATATTTTGGAAATTGGAGTTTTGAAGAATCTTGTCAACGACACGATGAATGTTATAGTTTTCCAAATTCCAAAAAAAGTCAATGTGATAATAATTTTTTAGATCATATGAAATGGCAATGTAAAAATATAAAAGACCCTGGATTAAAGCAAATGTGTTTAAATCAAGCAAGTGCTTATTATTTTGCTGTTGATAGATTTGGAACTTCTGCACATAATAATGCTCAGGGAGGAGTAAAATAA